In a single window of the Sporichthya brevicatena genome:
- a CDS encoding amidohydrolase family protein, which translates to MATRFPMIDPWVNPNFAVTEVDPAVAGLFRGLAERRRRGTTLPQLVDEMDEANVRRAILCAGYRGADNLPWVAEAIQMHPDRFAGSLVVDPRTGMAAVRAIEHVVRDLGFVLIRVLALETQLPYDHASYFPVYAKCAELGVPITVNVGIPGPRVPGRVQDPISLDEVCCFFPELTVVMSHGGDPWADVCVKLMTKWENLHYMTSAYSPRRIPTPAVDYLRGRGRKRVMWASDYPILEFSRCREQIAAMDLDEQTRFDFAYGNAARMFFPDIADVADVAVEGPGATAGAAR; encoded by the coding sequence GTGGCAACGCGGTTTCCCATGATCGACCCCTGGGTAAACCCGAACTTCGCGGTGACGGAGGTCGACCCGGCGGTGGCTGGTCTTTTCCGCGGGTTGGCGGAGCGCCGACGTCGCGGAACCACGTTGCCGCAGTTGGTCGACGAGATGGATGAGGCCAACGTCCGGCGGGCGATCCTCTGCGCGGGCTACCGCGGCGCCGACAACCTGCCCTGGGTCGCCGAGGCGATTCAGATGCACCCCGATCGATTTGCCGGCTCCTTGGTCGTGGACCCGCGGACCGGCATGGCGGCGGTGCGAGCGATCGAGCACGTCGTTCGCGACCTCGGTTTCGTCCTGATCCGTGTGCTCGCGCTGGAGACCCAGCTCCCGTACGACCACGCGTCCTACTTCCCCGTCTACGCGAAATGCGCCGAGTTGGGCGTGCCCATCACCGTGAACGTCGGCATCCCCGGGCCGCGGGTTCCGGGCCGGGTGCAGGACCCCATCTCCCTCGACGAGGTCTGCTGCTTCTTCCCCGAGCTCACGGTGGTCATGTCGCACGGCGGGGACCCGTGGGCGGACGTCTGCGTCAAGCTCATGACCAAGTGGGAGAACCTCCACTACATGACGTCGGCGTACTCGCCGCGGCGCATCCCGACGCCGGCCGTGGACTACCTCAGGGGCCGGGGCCGCAAGCGGGTCATGTGGGCCAGCGACTACCCCATCCTCGAATTCTCGCGGTGTCGGGAGCAGATCGCCGCGATGGACCTCGACGAGCAGACACGGTTCGACTTCGCCTACGGCAACGCGGCGCGCATGTTCTTCCCGGACATCGCGGACGTTGCGGACGTTGCGGTCGAGGGGCCTGGGGCTACGGCAGGGGCGGCCCGATGA